The window TATACCATTGAATTCAAATCGATGTCATGTACTACGaaagatgaaattcatgttaGTTTTAATGTATCTAATTACTACAAATATGACTCTGGGAAATGGTACCAAGTGCTTTtagatttaaatattatttatatcacaATCATAATTCAAGTGCGGTTTCTAAAAACCATTGTATAAAGTAcagaaatattaaattatatatgTGCTAGAAGCAGTGTAGGAAAGAAGAATCAACTGTACATAGGGGTATTTACAAAAGTATGAGCAATAGCagattttaataaattcaacgatTCTTTAAAATTTCTGTCGAGGGGTGAATCACAAGTGAAATTTGGTATACAGTAGGCAGGTAATATTATGAGATGTTTGGAGATGATAGGCGAAATTACAGAAAGATTTTGGTGAATTatcagacttttttttaaagatatctAGGGATTCTTACAAATACTGCAAGAATTCGAAGAATTTTGAGacatttttcaagatattgcagcgcaataataaaagaaaacgttTGGTGAtgttgaagaaatgaaaaattgtacgaaatttcGACAGTGGATTACCCCTCGATTTTCGTTTCCGTACTTTTAAACACGATCCTAGTTCATTAACTGGCAGTGAAAcaacgatgaaaatattcaaaacattCCATCGTGTATACCGATTGGTACCAAGACAGCAATAAAGAGCAACAAGTTTCGCGCAACATGCCTCCAGTCATTTGGTACAGCATAAGGGGCCAGAACATGGGTCAGCCGGCAAATCtaaagtggtaaaaaatatttcaaagcatttttgcattttcataATAAAATTAGATCACCAATAACTGTGGTTCTTACCTCGTGACTTGCgcagataaaaataaacgatgtGACTAGCAGATTGAGCACTGGAAATCGTGGTAGTAGAACTAAAACTCCATGGGAATCTGCAGCCAGCCAAACGTGTCCCTGACCAACAAGCGTTTCCAGACTAATCCGACCTAGACCAGCCAAAAGCGCAGAGTGTTTTCCTCGCAGAGCCAGTGATGCATTTCTTAGTACAATGTATCCGACGATCTAAGCACATgtcacaaaatttttacattcgaTTACACACTTATACATGAATGGACAATAGTGTTACTTCATGCTGGCACAACAGAGTTTTTCAGCTTCaacagatatttaaattaccGGTATAAAAGCGACATAAGAGTGAACTTCTTCACATTCTGAGGCAGAATGGCAAATCATTGTGAATGTACTATACGCAGCAAGAGAAACTAGTGCCAGTACAGGGGCCAGTGCCATTCCAGGAACATGATCAAGCCTCTGCAGCACTAGCAGACCTGCACCGAATCCAACACCCCAAGCAACACTGTATCTGTCGACACGCCATCGGGACCACCATTCGCGTATATCGTCATCTGTGGTTACGAAAAGTGCCTTCCATGGGCGGGTCACGAAAACCTTCTCAAAAAACACCTGACCGGATTTCGATCCAATGATTAATATTAGAATGGATGgtcaacaatatttttatctctaaATATATTAAACCAACCTCGGACATATAGAGAATAGTTATGACACTCATAAGTCCTAGTAATTTTAAGGCTAGGTATAACAACGCCCTTGGGCCGTGCTCAGCCAAACTCCCTGAGTGAACTCTAGGCGGTAACCAAGCCAAGACATACACGACCAGGAACCAAAATGAGACCAGTGGAACGAAGTGGTAAAACTGATATGGTCGATTCATACACAAGCATAACGATACAGTGAGCAAATTGAGCCTGAAAAGAACCTAGAGAGCATCGACAGGTagtaagatttttcaattgttttctttctttttcttctttgcgGACAAAGAAAGGACGAATTTTCTTGCCGCCAAATTCTCTTACCCTCGCAAATCTGACCAGGGATACATCCCCCCTCTGCCAGAAATAACAGAAATGCCCGTAGCCTGATAGAAATAAGTAAGCAGAATTGATCAGCCTTAAGTGCATGTAAATCGGGAGAACATTTCTTGCTCCCGTTACATGGTATATTAGCACTACAGCTTGCATAAGTCCTCGCAACTCATCTGTTTGCTCTCTGTTTAGAGCTCTGGGTCCTCCCTCTCTTTCCTCGGTAAAAAACAGACCGAGAGCCAATATGTATCCCAAGGgtaaccagaagctgaattcgCTGTagtatttgttttctttcatgAAGAAATTCGTCCTGTAATGTTTCAATACaagtttaaattaaaatttcagtatCTTGAACATGATGGGTTCTGGTGCCCAGCTTACCTGTCGCATAGGTAAAAATATGCCAAAATAACTGATAGAAGTGCCAGCGAGGTAAttagtgaataaaaattcttctcctGATTTTGTTCAGACTTAGGATCATCGCATTCGGTTAATTCATCGTTATTTTCCACCTCCTGGAGCATCACTCGCGAGTACAAGTGGCCTGTACGGTACTGATTAATTCTTCGGTAAATCCAAGCACTGGTACCCATTACTGTGCTGAATGATCAAAGCATACCAATTAAAGAAACAGGTTGTTAGGAATGAGAGAGAGCAATTTTTTAACTCTCACCACAATGCTAAGACAGAAAATGTCAGCAGTTGTAAAGTCGTGGCAGCTTCTGGATAGCTGCAACAACTGCCATCATCAAAATTCATGTGATCATTACAGTACGTGTTAAGCAGAAGTTGTACTTTGTGGCGCAGCGACAGAGGGCTAGCCAGATAGCCGTCTGGACTTTGTTCCAAGACTCCAGCACCAACCAATTTACTGCTCTCCCAAAGATGGGCCGAACTGTGAGACAGTATCTGTTgagtgttaaatttttttttcttctcttaccGAGTTTAGTTGAGGGGGTATATGATAAACGGCTAAAAAATTGGGTGACTTTTGGGAATTTATACCTCAACAACCGATGATTCCATTCGTTTGCGATGTATTTTATTCAGACGTGTATAGATCAAACTTCTTTCACGTgtttttttatccaaattGTTTTTCGGCAGCACTGTTATTGACGATAAAGTCAACCATTTCACTTGGTGGCATCTTTTGAGGTGCCTATGATATATCAAAAACAGCTCAACTAATTTACGTATTTGGTGCCAATATTCTTGGATAGTTAATCCTCTTCGCTACCATGTCACTTCTTTgccaattacaatttttttctactttttcgtcaattaaataaaaatttcctaaATTTTGCTTCAAACAGGTGCCATTttggcagagaaaaaaattcttgtatGAGAAAGAGGATAAACTGGCCAAGGATACTATCTTTAAATTTAGAGTAAATTCATAGGCCATATTTGAGTTTTCGTGGACAGCTTGAAACATGTCAACGAACGAAATGGTGGAcgtgattaaaaataacaatgctTTCTACTGATTAATTcaaatcaagaaaaatgtatgcagATAAAGCTCGATCTACAGACTttcgaataaaacaaaccccatcaaattgaacaatttgTAGTCAAAATGtcaatttatgaaattcaCCCACTTTTTATGCTCTTCATATGCATATACCCCATTAATCGTTCTTAATTGCTAATacatcttattttttttttaaagttaaaATGATGTCTCGAAAAATGTCTGCTCTGAATCACCTCCGTAGCTGCCTTGTTGCATACATTGATCTTTGTGTTGTCGATACTGGAAAGTTGCGAGGGAAGTCTTTCCTTCAGTACTGGATCCTGCATCATCCAAAGAAGTCTAATTCCTTTTTCAGCTAAGGCATCTGCAGGTTGCACGAGTCTGACAAGTCCTCTACTGTAATCGGTATACAACTTCACCTCGCTAGCGTTGTTTACTAGAATATCGGCTGCTGCACACCCGGCAACTACCATACTTGGTGCTGGGCCATCCTAAAATATAGCAAATCGCTTTACATTTGAAACTTTAAATTTGTTTTGGCTTGATATTGCTGTCAGTGATTCTTACACACCATCCAGCCTCTAAAATCTTCTGACATAGTATCATCCAATCTCGGCCGCCACAGGAACTGTACATTTAGTTTTAATTGTACGTCATTGAAACTCAAATCTGCATTCTCAAGCAGCTTTGCTGAGTCTGCAGGTTTTCCATCGACGCTGAACTGTGATACAAACGACTTGTACAATTGCTGAACCCTGGCATCTCCGGTGAATACAAAGTGGTTTCGGTGACCCATGAATGCCAGATACCTGAGGCATCTCCGGCTGTCCCTAAGATTATGTAAGGAccaatttgaagaaataagTAGAATAAATGAAAGGTGTAGATTAGGCTCAATAATTCAGTTGAAACTAAAATCAAATTCCCTAGATCGACAATCAAGAATCATCCAAAGTAATGTTATGGGTCGATTGCGTGTCTTGCAGTTGTGATGTTTTCACGTATTTACCAGTTATAGTCTTGCTAATTAATTAAGAAATCATTCTGATTTGCTATATTgccttgaaaataaaaaaatccacaaaataaaaaataattgtaagatTTCAAGTTGCAGCACTTGAATTTAGTCGTAAATTATCCAGTTCTTTAACCAAATAGATTTCAAGTCATGAAACGTAGGTATCAGTTTCCATGTATATAGAGATAAGAAATATTGACTATAAGATTAAGTTGCTCAATATGAAGTGAAGTAATGTTTCCCATGTATCAAAAGTTGGAACTCCTAACAACTCTCTGAAATTGCATTTTCAAGAAGTGATAGATTAACGAATTTCGTTTACTAACATGCTGTTATAGAGCAATATTTTTTGGATacttaaaaaatatcatcacaCATTATGCGTAATAGTATCTGTAAATAACTATAAGACCCAATTTATAGtacgaggaaaatttttttgcacatgATTTTCCCCCGTAATGTAAAATACTTGAGAGCTGTTTCgaagtgattttgaatttcagctAAAGCGTATTGTGTATCCTACTTCAGAAACACAATTAGGTAGaagaaaagtgagaaaaatgtattcttTTGTGATTGTACACTccatttacaaaaaaaaaaaatccatgcCAATTAAAGCTTCTTcataacaaaattgaattctacAGCTAGAAGACAAGAGAATCTCACAGTTTTGTTTTCGATGGTTCACAAAACAAAGATTGCTTTCCAGTAAATAACTATTGATTGGAACTATTTAAAATAGTTACGTTTGGGTATAATGATGCATCATGCATCCATAGGGTTGCCATTCCTTGTCACCTTTATACCTTCCCTCAGTCAAAAGCCATCTGCATGAGTCACTCCCTTAAAATTCAAGGAAAAATTGTGCAGAATAAAGAAAGAAGTAATGAGATTTTATTCTCACAAATATTCTTTACCGTAAATAAGATGCATCACACCATGATATACGATAAAACAGAGAACTAAAGCTGCAGCAAGTTTTTTTGCACTAGCAACAGTTATCAGGCTTATGAAGTGCTCTGCGGACGTCATTCTTTGTTcttctgtttaatttttcgttgtattttttttttctcttaacgCCGCAAGCggattatttgaaatttctgaaattatcCCATtccttaaaaaatttctttcaccacCGGCACCGAAACCTTTTTCCTAGTAGGCACCATAACCTCAAACCACCTCGGTAGCTTGAAACAagatattttgtatttttcatatGGCATGAGTAAACATTGTCAAGTTCAAATCTTATACCGGAAATAATCGCAGTGATTATTTTACatcgacattttttgtttccaatttttacACGCCGCAACTTTAAACGTCAAACCGTGATTAACGCGTCAAGTCCCAGAAGAGATGCAAAGTCAAGTTTGAATGTCAGATATATTTGTAATTCCAGGTCAGGTTAGATTCAATGGCTGAATGATTTTGGACATTTTGGACCGGTTTGAAACTGACTGCATGCGGTGCACTTTGAGTGCGATTTCCTCAGTTTTCAACTAATAGCAACGGCAAAAATCTAGGAAAaacattctgaaaaaaaatttgcatcggCTGTTCTCAATGATCTATAGCTCTAATTAAAATTGcccaatttcaattcgttgctGGTATTTCTTAAACTTCAAAATATACCCAATTGAATGATaagaatggaaaatggaaacacAAATCAAAAACCCACccataatattaataatcgcTCTGGCGATTTCATGAATAATACagacaaaattcaaaacctATGATACAAATTTACGTTTGTGTGTAATCGATgtatattattgaataaagAGTTAGATCATCGAAAGGTCTAAGATAATATATAGCACAAAAGAGAACGATTgaggaaattaattttacactaCTCCAAAGGAAAACCGGAGTCATCGTCAACTTTTCAAGTAGCTACCTTTTagtatttgtataattatacctatgtatgtatgcataccagggtgtgtaaatataaatcatttttttcttggaaacAGGTTCTAAAGTTTTGTTTAGGTATATAAATGCGCCTGTTAAGATTTAACATTAAGATGTTGCGCATAgcacttttctatttttgataAGAATAACATGAGAAAAATTGGTTTTGCTCTTCTGATTTTCACAATTAGCTAACGATGCATCGTACAGAAGTAACAGGTCcctaaataatttttgatctcaaataacttttgagagaGTATATTCATCACAAAATGACAAGGGACCTTTTTGGCAGATAATTCAGttccctacaaaaatatgGCTGTGAATTTTCTGTACGCATCTTTAGTTAGTTATAAAAATCACCAGGAGCAAAAACCATTATTCGCATGTTATTcttatgaaaaatagaaaagtagCTTAACTTTCAACAAGCGTATTTTTGTACCTAAATGAATCTTTTGTACCTGTttctgaggaaaaaaaaacaatttctttttgaCACACCGTAATTCATACGTAACATgtcgtgtatatataaatatatatataaatatatttataaatatattaataaatattggGGCTCTGTAGAGGCACCTGCGAAACCAGAGTCTGTGCTACAGAAATCAATAGTGCCAGATTGTATAATTGtcacatttatttacaattgtTTTTAATCAGTACAATGTATAGACACAATAACTAAACCCTAATATTTAATCACAACCACGTATTTGACTAATTTTAATATATCCCagattgaataataatattgtacaatACACGCGTCatatgaattataatttatatcttGAAATATTGCACATCGTAAAAAAGCCTCTTGAAAAATCTACGATCTTACTCATAGAATTTGTACAACACATTTTAAAAACGTCTCGATAAATAttgtaggaaatttgaaaatcaacatttttttgccTTATCTATATACAAACACACGCATAGACGTTACAGAATTTACATAATCgaaacgtcaaattttttgtctatGCTTCTCAATTGGTGatgcgaataaaatttcttcaactcgCTAATTTCTGTACAGCCTGAGCTGATCTTCAAGCTGTTCCATTGAAGATACTTGAAAGGTATCGCTTTGTTCTTGGAGCAGCTTTAGGATGGCTGCTAACTGCTGTGCCTCCGctctgaaaaatataaagtatAAACACTAAAATGTGAAGATCAGTATTTTCCATGAGGAAAATCGACTCAAATACTCTTTCTCTATCGAACGTTGCTCCGGCGTGAGGTGTTTCTCAGCCAATTTCTGTTTCGCCAGTTTGTACTGAGTTTGCAAACTGCAGCGCTCTGCCTCAGATCCCATCTTCGCATCATGCTCACTATTTTCTACTGCcttctgtaataattaatca is drawn from Neodiprion fabricii isolate iyNeoFabr1 chromosome 3, iyNeoFabr1.1, whole genome shotgun sequence and contains these coding sequences:
- the LOC124179081 gene encoding N-acetylneuraminate 9-O-acetyltransferase isoform X2; this encodes MYSSCGGRDWMILCQKILEAGWCDGPAPSMVVAGCAAADILVNNASEVKLYTDYSRGLVRLVQPADALAEKGIRLLWMMQDPVLKERLPSQLSSIDNTKINVCNKAATEILSHSSAHLWESSKLVGAGVLEQSPDGYLASPLSLRHKVQLLLNTYCNDHMNFDDGSCCSYPEAATTLQLLTFSVLALCTVMGTSAWIYRRINQYRTGHLYSRVMLQEVENNDELTECDDPKSEQNQEKNFYSLITSLALLSVILAYFYLCDRTNFFMKENKYYSEFSFWLPLGYILALGLFFTEEREGGPRALNREQTDELRGLMQAVVLIYHVTGARNVLPIYMHLRLINSAYLFLSGYGHFCYFWQRGDVSLVRFARVLFRLNLLTVSLCLCMNRPYQFYHFVPLVSFWFLVVYVLAWLPPRVHSGSLAEHGPRALLYLALKLLGLMSVITILYMSEVFFEKVFVTRPWKALFVTTDDDIREWWSRWRVDRYSVAWGVGFGAGLLVLQRLDHVPGMALAPVLALVSLAAYSTFTMICHSASECEEVHSYVAFIPIVGYIVLRNASLALRGKHSALLAGLGRISLETLVGQGHVWLAADSHGVLVLLPRFPVLNLLVTSFIFICASHEICRLTHVLAPYAVPNDWRHVARNLLLFIAVLVPIGIHDGMF
- the LOC124179081 gene encoding N-acetylneuraminate 9-O-acetyltransferase isoform X1 gives rise to the protein MTSAEHFISLITVASAKKLAAALVLCFIVYHGVMHLIYGSDSCRWLLTEGRYKGDKEWQPYGCMMHHYTQTDSRRCLRYLAFMGHRNHFVFTGDARVQQLYKSFVSQFSVDGKPADSAKLLENADLSFNDVQLKLNVQFLWRPRLDDTMSEDFRGWMDGPAPSMVVAGCAAADILVNNASEVKLYTDYSRGLVRLVQPADALAEKGIRLLWMMQDPVLKERLPSQLSSIDNTKINVCNKAATEILSHSSAHLWESSKLVGAGVLEQSPDGYLASPLSLRHKVQLLLNTYCNDHMNFDDGSCCSYPEAATTLQLLTFSVLALCTVMGTSAWIYRRINQYRTGHLYSRVMLQEVENNDELTECDDPKSEQNQEKNFYSLITSLALLSVILAYFYLCDRTNFFMKENKYYSEFSFWLPLGYILALGLFFTEEREGGPRALNREQTDELRGLMQAVVLIYHVTGARNVLPIYMHLRLINSAYLFLSGYGHFCYFWQRGDVSLVRFARVLFRLNLLTVSLCLCMNRPYQFYHFVPLVSFWFLVVYVLAWLPPRVHSGSLAEHGPRALLYLALKLLGLMSVITILYMSEVFFEKVFVTRPWKALFVTTDDDIREWWSRWRVDRYSVAWGVGFGAGLLVLQRLDHVPGMALAPVLALVSLAAYSTFTMICHSASECEEVHSYVAFIPIVGYIVLRNASLALRGKHSALLAGLGRISLETLVGQGHVWLAADSHGVLVLLPRFPVLNLLVTSFIFICASHEICRLTHVLAPYAVPNDWRHVARNLLLFIAVLVPIGIHDGMF
- the LOC124179238 gene encoding uncharacterized protein LOC124179238 isoform X2, which translates into the protein MFDDLAGNIQIYYANLTWFYTFSMIISCLAVGINFWGRSFFDIKQAVENSEHDAKMGSEAERCSLQTQYKLAKQKLAEKHLTPEQRSIEKEAEAQQLAAILKLLQEQSDTFQVSSMEQLEDQLRLYRN
- the LOC124179238 gene encoding uncharacterized protein LOC124179238 isoform X1; protein product: MFDDLAGNIQIYYANLTWFYTFSMIISCLAVGINFWGRSFFDIKQKAVENSEHDAKMGSEAERCSLQTQYKLAKQKLAEKHLTPEQRSIEKEAEAQQLAAILKLLQEQSDTFQVSSMEQLEDQLRLYRN